One genomic region from Anabaena sp. PCC 7108 encodes:
- the tsf gene encoding translation elongation factor Ts, translated as MAEISAKLVQELRQKTGAGMMDCKKALKETDGDIEKAGDWLRQKGIASAGKKSDRIAAEGLVDTYIQPGGQVGVLIEVNCQTDFVARNDAFKALVKSLAKQAATADSLESLLAQPYIENASVTVDEAIKQVIATLGENIQVRRFVNFALGDTPGVVDSYIHTGGRVGVLVQLNTQTQEASSNEEFQSLAKNAAMQVAACPNVEYVTIDQIPAELVKKEKDIEMGKDDLGNKPENIKEKIVQGRIDKRLKEMTLLDQPYIRDQSISVEDLLKQVKSKIGEEIQVNRFVRYVLGEGIEKNEISFAEEVAAQMGVK; from the coding sequence GGACTGCAAAAAAGCGCTAAAAGAAACTGATGGCGACATAGAAAAAGCTGGCGATTGGCTACGGCAAAAAGGCATCGCCTCAGCGGGTAAAAAAAGCGATCGCATTGCGGCAGAAGGTCTAGTAGACACCTACATTCAGCCAGGTGGCCAAGTGGGTGTACTGATAGAAGTCAACTGTCAAACTGATTTCGTTGCCCGTAACGATGCGTTTAAAGCTTTAGTTAAGAGCCTAGCCAAGCAAGCTGCAACTGCTGATAGTCTGGAGTCCTTACTAGCTCAACCCTACATTGAAAATGCCAGCGTTACCGTAGACGAAGCCATTAAGCAAGTTATTGCTACCCTGGGAGAAAATATTCAGGTACGGCGCTTTGTCAATTTCGCTCTTGGTGACACACCAGGGGTAGTAGATAGCTATATTCACACTGGTGGCAGAGTTGGTGTTTTGGTGCAACTGAACACCCAAACCCAGGAAGCATCCAGTAACGAAGAATTCCAAAGCTTGGCTAAAAACGCAGCTATGCAAGTGGCTGCTTGTCCTAATGTCGAATATGTCACTATAGATCAAATTCCTGCCGAACTTGTCAAAAAAGAAAAAGACATCGAAATGGGCAAGGATGATTTAGGGAATAAGCCAGAGAACATCAAAGAAAAGATTGTTCAAGGACGAATTGACAAACGCCTAAAAGAAATGACTTTGTTGGATCAACCTTATATTCGTGATCAAAGTATCTCGGTAGAAGACTTGCTAAAACAGGTTAAGTCTAAAATAGGTGAAGAAATTCAAGTCAATCGCTTTGTGCGCTATGTGCTAGGTGAAGGCATTGAAAAGAACGAAATTAGCTTTGCTGAGGAAGTCGCTGCTCAAATGGGCGTTAAGTAA
- the recG gene encoding ATP-dependent DNA helicase RecG encodes MTNDIPDWIRLHKALAVEAEHGFADLVGKQYRFSEFLSLTFGKFPQALPPKERSRWHEIAMQFASYPNLGVEARQHLIAEVRRYLYQLQQELEEREQGSRGAEEQGRIYPSKTLNPTTPIVAEVSRRLAPKIEQKLSELPEIGIKNAENLARLDLHTVRDLLFNYPRDHIDYARQVNIQELQGGETVTIIATVKRCNFFTSPKNKKLSILELILKDNTGQIKVSRFYAGARFSSRGWQEGLKRRYPVGSVIAACGLVKGGKYGLTLDNPELEVLANPGDTIDSLTIGRVVPIYALTEGVVANTVRQAVITALPAAVNLKDPLPKGLREKYGLMELKDAIANIHFPEDSDALRIARRRLVFDEFFYLQLGLLQRQKKAKEIQTSAILAPKGQLLENFHKILPFQLTGAQQRVINDILNDLQKSTPMNRLVQGDVGSGKTVVAVVAIVAAIQSGYQAALMAPTEVLAEQHYRKLVSWFNLLHLPVELLTGSTKIAKRREIHSQLETGELPLLVGTHALIQDKVNFQRLGLVVIDEQHRFGVEQRAKLQQKGEQPHVLTMTATPIPRTLALTVHGDLDVSQIDELPPGRQQIQTTLLSGQQRHQAYDLMRREVAQGRQIYVVLPLVEESEKLDLRSAVDEHQKLKESVFPDFQVGLLHGRMSSAEKDEAITKFRDNETQILVSTTVVEVGVDVPNATVMLIEHAERFGLSQLHQLRGRVGRGAAQSYCLLMSSSRSPDAQQRLKVLEQSQDGFFISEMDMRFRGPGEVMGTRQSGVADFTLASLVEDEEVLLLARQAAEKVIDMDVDLERWPLMQDELKYRYARLMGGAILT; translated from the coding sequence ATGACTAATGACATACCCGATTGGATAAGATTGCATAAAGCCTTAGCTGTAGAGGCTGAACATGGCTTTGCTGATTTGGTGGGTAAGCAATACCGCTTCAGTGAATTTCTGAGTTTGACGTTTGGGAAATTCCCCCAAGCTTTGCCCCCCAAAGAACGTTCTCGCTGGCACGAAATAGCGATGCAATTTGCCAGCTATCCAAATTTGGGAGTGGAAGCAAGACAACACTTAATTGCCGAAGTCAGAAGATATCTCTACCAACTACAGCAAGAACTGGAGGAGCGGGAGCAGGGGAGCAGAGGAGCAGAGGAGCAGGGGAGAATATATCCAAGTAAAACCCTAAATCCCACAACTCCAATTGTGGCAGAGGTTAGTCGGCGACTAGCTCCAAAAATTGAGCAAAAACTCAGTGAATTGCCAGAAATAGGCATTAAAAATGCTGAAAATTTAGCGCGGTTGGATTTACATACTGTGCGTGATTTACTGTTTAATTATCCTCGTGATCATATTGATTATGCCCGTCAGGTAAATATTCAAGAGTTGCAGGGAGGTGAAACAGTAACGATAATAGCGACGGTGAAACGTTGTAATTTCTTTACCAGCCCTAAAAATAAGAAATTATCAATTTTAGAATTAATTCTTAAAGATAATACAGGTCAAATTAAAGTTAGCCGTTTTTATGCGGGGGCGCGTTTTAGCAGTCGTGGTTGGCAAGAAGGTTTAAAACGTCGCTATCCGGTGGGTAGTGTAATTGCTGCCTGTGGGTTGGTAAAGGGAGGTAAATATGGGTTAACGCTGGATAACCCAGAATTAGAAGTTTTGGCAAATCCAGGGGATACCATTGATTCCCTGACGATTGGGCGGGTTGTGCCGATTTATGCTTTGACTGAGGGAGTGGTGGCGAATACGGTACGTCAAGCGGTGATTACGGCTTTACCTGCTGCGGTTAATTTGAAAGACCCCTTACCTAAAGGTTTGCGGGAAAAGTATGGTTTGATGGAATTGAAGGATGCGATCGCTAATATTCATTTTCCTGAAGATAGCGATGCTTTAAGAATAGCCCGTCGCCGCTTAGTATTTGATGAATTTTTCTATCTGCAATTAGGCTTACTACAACGTCAGAAAAAAGCTAAAGAAATTCAAACCAGTGCCATTCTTGCCCCCAAAGGACAACTATTAGAAAATTTCCACAAAATACTACCTTTTCAACTCACCGGCGCACAGCAAAGAGTTATCAACGATATTCTCAACGACTTGCAAAAATCTACACCCATGAATCGGTTAGTACAGGGTGATGTAGGTTCAGGTAAAACTGTTGTTGCGGTTGTGGCTATTGTGGCAGCAATTCAATCAGGTTATCAAGCGGCATTGATGGCTCCGACGGAAGTATTAGCAGAACAACATTATCGTAAGTTAGTTAGTTGGTTTAATTTACTACATTTGCCAGTTGAATTATTAACAGGTTCGACAAAAATAGCGAAAAGACGAGAAATTCACTCTCAGTTAGAAACAGGTGAATTACCTTTATTAGTGGGAACTCATGCCTTAATTCAAGATAAAGTCAATTTTCAACGTTTAGGTTTAGTTGTCATTGATGAACAGCATCGTTTTGGGGTTGAACAAAGGGCGAAGTTACAACAAAAAGGCGAACAACCTCATGTATTAACAATGACTGCAACTCCTATTCCCCGGACATTAGCGTTAACGGTACATGGAGATTTAGATGTTAGTCAAATTGATGAATTACCACCGGGAAGACAACAAATTCAAACTACTTTATTAAGTGGACAGCAACGACATCAAGCTTATGATTTAATGCGTCGAGAAGTTGCCCAAGGTAGACAAATATATGTGGTTTTACCGTTGGTGGAAGAATCAGAAAAATTAGATTTGCGTTCTGCGGTAGATGAACATCAAAAGTTAAAAGAAAGCGTTTTTCCTGACTTTCAAGTGGGACTTTTACATGGACGCATGAGTTCAGCCGAAAAGGACGAAGCTATTACCAAATTCCGCGATAATGAAACGCAGATTTTAGTTTCTACTACTGTGGTTGAAGTCGGTGTAGATGTGCCAAATGCCACAGTGATGCTAATTGAACACGCGGAAAGATTTGGTTTATCGCAACTACACCAATTACGGGGACGGGTTGGACGAGGTGCGGCGCAGTCTTATTGTTTATTAATGAGCAGTTCCAGAAGTCCTGATGCTCAACAACGGTTGAAGGTGTTGGAACAGTCGCAGGATGGGTTTTTTATCTCGGAAATGGATATGCGTTTTCGGGGGCCTGGGGAAGTGATGGGAACTCGTCAATCAGGTGTAGCAGATTTTACTTTAGCTAGTTTGGTGGAAGATGAGGAAGTTTTGCTGTTAGCGCGACAAGCAGCAGAGAAAGTAATTGATATGGATGTGGATTTAGAGCGTTGGCCGTTGATGCAGGATGAGTTGAAATATAGGTATGCGCGGTTAATGGGTGGAGCGATTTTGACGTAA